The DNA window CGTAACTTAATCACAGTGGAATTATTAGCAAGATCAACATTTTAatagttgtttgtgtttctgtgtgtcagaCTGAGAGCAAACCAGTCCAGATGATGTTCCAGATGAAGAAGCTGCCCTACAACTACATCCCTGACCACGCTCTGCAGATCCTGGAGCTGCCgtatgtggaggaggagctcagcaTGTTGATCCTGTTGCCTGAAGAGTCCACAGACGGATCTGACCCTCTGCTGAAGGTACACCGAGTTCAATCAATtgattttattcatattgagAAGCTCAAATAAAAGCTGCTGCTCACgaatatatacaataatatacACAAGAATATACAACAATatggagaatatcccttgtactgCACTTATTAATGCCTACCACCAGTTGATGTTAGCGGATGTTAGcgaccaccagcagatgttagggacataacttcTGTTGTGTACCTTAACGTCATTAGATGTTTCAGCCTTTTAATCACAAAAGAGCCTCTTAGTTTTTAGAGACGTGATAAAATGTATTCCCTCTGttccagctggagaaggagctgacGCTGGAGAGGCTGAATGAATGGACCGACAGGGAAAACATGGACGTCCAGTCAGAGATCCTCGTTCACCTGCCAAAGTTCAAGCTGGAGGAGGACTACGAGCTGAACGAGCCTCTGTCCAAGCTGGGCATGACGGACGTGTTCTGCGCGTCAAAGGCCGACCTGTCTGGCATGAACGGTGAAGGAGGACTCTTCCTGTCTACGGTGGCCCACAAGGCCTTCGTGGAGGTGAACGAGGAGGGCACGGAGGCGGCGGCCGCCACAGCAGGCATGATAAGTTTCTGTATGTTGAGGGAGGAACACTTCACAGCAGACcaccccttcctcttcttcatcaggcaCAATAAAACCAAGTCCATCCTCTTCCTCGGCAGGTTCTCGTCTCCTCAgtagacagaaccaggagagaaagatattcaaataaaagcttaatcctttaaatgtgggatttattttctgtgtttttgtctgtttttgcaCTGAAATCATCGATGAAGATATTAATTAATGAAGAATATTTTGATCCAACAATAATTAAGAAAGACAATTacaagtttgtttttcacatgtgaagaagcagcaggagatcgtCCGGTTCAGACTCATTCACAACAATAGAAGCTGTACAATATTGAATATGTTTAAAAGGATTCTAATAAGTAAGATATAAATGTGCAGTTTATTTCCTGCTGTGACAGAATTACGTAACATATAAACCAAAGATAAACCAAAGAAAGAATAATGATGAAGAAGTGAACATGCATAGTTATAAACATGCAGTTTATAGCAGAATTAGAAACTGAAAAGCAATAGTATAAATTGCACTAAAGTTCACTTCAGAAAAGGGCCCAAATGTTTCTGTACTGTTTGTTATTCACCACTGTGTCACTCTCCATTGATTATGACCTGAAAATAGACATTAAAACAAAGACGAAGAGGACAAAACAGTCCTATGACTTCTGATTTCCTAACTGTGTCACCTCCCCTTCCAATACAATGAACTTCTCTAATGGCTCATATAGAGGAAATGGAGAGAGTATAGTGAGTAATTGTCCTCAGTAATAGATAGGATCAGCAGAAAGGATCCAGgaaataaaagtataaagttACTGGTGGGGTGTGCAAGTAAAATGAGCGGTTCAACGGCATTTTTTCAAGAAACAGGGCTGATGGGACATGTTTAAAAttactgacaaaaaaaacaaaaaactagcattttttaaaatataattaaaagtaGCAAAAGTCAAAGATTTGCTCGACTTCGAACTGCCAAAACAAAAAGCTGAATGTCTGAGCCAAGTAACCTGATAGAAGAAGGAATGagagataattttttttaactttatttctattaatttaCAAATTGTACAGATTTATCGTTTATAACGCTAAACCCTttgtattgttgtttaatggtcTCGTTTAAATTGAACAGTTTTGACTTGTACTTTTTGACTTACAGCACCTTGACCCCAGCTCTGTGTAAGTAATGTGCTcctttatatattattttccataTTAGAAAATGCCCTGTACATTAGTGGTGCTGAAAGTAAAgtgtaaaagtataaaaaacatatgaaatcagcgataaataaaatcaaatgacCCAGCACCGCCTCGCTCTGATTCACTGACACTACCTCAGTGTTACCGGGCGGTGGCGGTAGTGAGATCGCTCGGGCGTGAAACCACCGCAGAAGAAGAGATGGCGGAAGTAAGGTCCTGATGGAGTGACGCGTGGAAGTGAAGAACGTCTGTTTATCAACACACGGacattcacctccttctccaccgGTGTGTGTGGATCAGTCCCAGCCGACACCTGCTCCTCTTCCCCGGGGAGAATCAGCCGCTTTCCACCGAGTCATCCCGGAAGGTACGTGGCCGCTCGTTAGCTAACAGCGCTAGCCAGTGGTGGGAAGTGTACTTAAGTGGATTTTtcacgtatctgtactttacttgagtttttattttcttgacgactttttacttttactcgttacatttgaacaaaaatatgtgtactttctacttcttacattctcaaactggctcgttacttgagcagcagaGATtgacgcagctctctctctctctctctctcaaaatttgtaaaattatacattacatacattatattcatattgttgttataatttttcagtcagttgagataaatctttaGGAGAAACATtgtggattgttttgtgtctgtataggactactataaaaagcactttgtactttttacttttgatacttaagtacatttcaacaccagatacttttgatacttaagtactttaaatatgagctactttaagacttttactcaagtcattttctgacgggtgacttttacttttaccgaagtcactttcaggtaagatatctgtacttttactcaagtatggctttcaagtgctttatacaccactgtcgCTAGCTAACACCGCTCAGCAGCTAGCTTAACGtttcttgtttgttgttgttgtttgttgttcgAATCCTTCCAAAGTTCAGTAAAGTTGGAAAGATATTCACAGAGTCAGACTCCCCCAAACTTAGTACTGTAGCATAGCCAGCAGGAGACCCTGGACCTGTGACTTAATTTTGGTTagtgaagttattgaataatattcataattcaTATTTCCCCAAATTatacaaaaccacattttccaCAACTAAGTTCTGTATCATAGCCTGCAGGACTCCCTGGACATGTGACATGATTTTGATGAGAATGTACAGTATTTAACCGAAGGtattgaataatattcataataaatatttcCCCAAATTATGCTAAATCACTTTTCCCCAAACTTAGTACTGTAGCATGGTCAGCAGGACTCGCTGACGTGATTTGtcccacacataagaaaaacaatatataattaCTCActatttaattcttatttactcactttttctaatatttatacaaagtaacatttatttagacataaacatatctatataaaagataaaagatataaaaagtgaagtaaaaagtgaaatgcaaaacagtgaactgtgtcaaattgcaatatgaaCCGGTTGCATTAACGCAAAAATAAATGGGTGCGTACTAGGATGCGAATTCAACATGTCCAGGATATCCTTTCCTTATCCGGCTTCACGGAACCCAACATGTGTCCGTCATGTTTACACGAGGTACATACACCGACCAGGTGTAACAGGCACAAGGGAGGAAAACTAAGATCAATAGAGTCATGGGAATGTCTAGATTCTGCTTCCTCCGCTGACCCACTTTACACTCTAACATTAAACATCAGCACTGACCACACGTTGTCAGGACACGTACAGGGCTTCACACAACTGGAAACTTGGCTTGTCCCCACTGAATTTATGTTTGTTGAAGAATAAATACAATGATattacatgtgttttcttcagtttctAGGGAGGTGGATATCAGCTGTCTGTGGATACTCCCAACTTAAAGACAAGAGAGTGCAAATAAGGACTTTGGTTGATCTGTAATTCAACTGTATATAAGAGATTAGGAGTCTAAGGACAGCTTTGTGTTGCAGTGCAGACTTAGAAACTCCTAAGTTtcttgctgctgcttcacgtgaCCTGACCTCAGCTACTATCTACGCTTCCATACCTGTGATACAAGAATGTCGCAGTGGATTTGGAAAAGGAGGCAGTTCTTTTGGAAACAAGCCAATGAACTTTGCACTGTAGCCTTGTTCTTTCATATGGAAATGCTGTGTGCTATTATGCACCAGGAAGGACTCTGAGTCAATTTAGAAAATGATGGGTTAAGTCTGTTTGTGCTGAACAAACAGGTTCTACAGGCTTATATACAATTCCTGAAGCTTTGGgccactgtatgtgtgtttgtgtgacagacagacaataTTTCTCTCTTGGCCCATGTCACGTCCTTCCATTTAGCTGTGTTAAAAATCTGAGTTGTTTTTCACAGACGGGGTGGAGGTAATAAAAGTGATCATTGTGTATCTGTAAGGAGACAATAAATTGACAGAATGTCCCTTCACACCTTAACGTGAAAAGAAGGGGGGGTAAGGGAGGTGATAAGTTGGACACACCTGTGTGCATGAAGGAGGAGTGagagtaaaggctcttatatactactacgtgtccgtttctcggagaggtctcagcggggggcaaagagtctttttgatttttacttctccgacacagtccgtcggaaaaaattcatcgccaaacccataggtggcgcaacggaagacgagctcagagaagcctaccccatttgggaagaagtccacgtgtctctgtttacatgttagcttgcgtcccacacactgaaccatggcaactaacagaactaaataaagtgacacccagcgggtcaagatgctgatgtaatcgtttcttagcgcagcggttctccggtcttgtttccgaactctgttgctgattccacagcttgaatctgcttgaggctacatgtagctagaagctacccggagctagctccccccagcttccacacacagtcagcagggactcccggcactaacaactactatccagtgtttgcttctagcctgacggtattatagaaacagtgtcatgatagaagtggaattaaagtcgtgacggcgggttcttgcactgttaccaccacagttagcatggtggctagcctagcctgctagcgccgttttgaaagcttgttataaccgtctgtgaccgtgcacacatgccctcagtgctctaacgagccaccgtcagccagacaactccgctggcttaacacacacgtcacattaatcgtagaatcatagttgttatgtgtttgttgctacaagtaaacgggaagtttgaggtccggaaatacggaaatgacgtcatacggaaatgatgtcgttcgcggaccaatcacagccaagagcggtccgtcgggtctccaacatgaagacggatagttcgaaaaatcagacgtgtacgaaaagctgtccgaagcactcggagagggcgttttacgacggatagggcggtcttatctgtccgtaatagaaaaaacggagaggcataaattggccttaactgAAGGAAGGAGATCCTTGTGATCTGTGGTGGAAATTAGACCTCTTCTGAAATGAAGAGATCTGACAGTAATGGTCTTTTAGGTTCCGTATTCCTGGCAAGGAAGGTCAGACAATCATACAGCATGTGCAGAGCATTCTGCAGAGGGGATGA is part of the Limanda limanda chromosome 9, fLimLim1.1, whole genome shotgun sequence genome and encodes:
- the LOC133010244 gene encoding leukocyte elastase inhibitor-like, with amino-acid sequence MAAISSSNTAFALDLFRTLSHANPSGNVFLSPLSISSALAMVYLGARGDTAAQMAKALSFSSGEAVHADFETLIAGINSPSASYILKTANRLYGEKTENFLPQFLEATCKYYQADLKTVDFIGAAEASRKEINTWVEQQTENKIKDLLKPGTVSAMSRLALVNAIYFKGNWMNRFDEANTKEMPFKFNKTESKPVQMMFQMKKLPYNYIPDHALQILELPYVEEELSMLILLPEESTDGSDPLLKLEKELTLERLNEWTDRENMDVQSEILVHLPKFKLEEDYELNEPLSKLGMTDVFCASKADLSGMNGEGGLFLSTVAHKAFVEVNEEGTEAAAATAGMISFCMLREEHFTADHPFLFFIRHNKTKSILFLGRFSSPQ